A stretch of Microcoleus sp. FACHB-831 DNA encodes these proteins:
- the treZ gene encoding malto-oligosyltrehalose trehalohydrolase, which translates to MRIGAYYLGNGNCEFTVWAPTLQEVAVKIVSPKEHLIPMEKDEWGYWKATASGIEPGTHYYYKLEENKERPDPASKYQPKGVHGPSEVIDNSTFAWNDADWSGVPLDEWIIYELHVGTFTPEGTFEAMIPRLSTLRDLGVNAIEIMPIGQFPGDRNWGYDGVYPFAVQDSYGGPEGFKKLVDACHQHGISVILDVVYNHLGPEGNYFRDFSPYYFNARYFGEWGDAMNFDHDYSYGVRNFCLENAVCFFQEYHIDALRLDAIQGIYDLGAKHFLQELADTIHHLSQEQGRKLYITAESDLNDVRVIRPKEVGGCGIDAQWNDDFHHSVHTLLTGEDDRYYSDFGKLEQLEKSYREGFVYSGQFAPNRKRHHGSDSTQEPGYRFIVFTQTHDQIGNRVLAERIAKLVSLEGLKLGAGAVFLSAFIPFLFMGEEYGEDAPFFYFISHSDKELIEIIRKSKQEEFKAFAGRGEAPDPQSPDTFNKCKLKWEQRNEGKHKVLWEFYQQLIQFRRTLPALKELDKKRLEVSSVEADKILFLRRWNEGSQIFSVMNFNQKDVTFTANVPSGNWRKILDSADTKWMGSGSTLPESLEPGKELTIKPQSFALYEIAG; encoded by the coding sequence AACAGCATCGGGCATCGAACCAGGAACGCATTACTATTACAAACTAGAAGAAAACAAGGAAAGACCAGATCCCGCATCGAAATATCAACCCAAGGGAGTGCATGGCCCTTCTGAGGTAATTGATAATAGCACTTTTGCTTGGAATGACGCTGATTGGTCGGGCGTTCCTTTAGATGAATGGATTATTTATGAATTGCACGTTGGTACTTTCACGCCTGAAGGTACATTTGAGGCAATGATTCCCCGGCTGAGTACATTACGCGATTTGGGAGTTAATGCAATTGAGATTATGCCAATTGGACAATTTCCAGGCGATCGCAACTGGGGATATGATGGCGTTTATCCCTTTGCCGTACAAGATTCCTACGGTGGCCCGGAAGGATTTAAAAAACTCGTCGATGCGTGTCACCAACACGGTATTTCAGTAATTCTCGATGTAGTTTACAACCACCTCGGCCCCGAAGGAAATTACTTTAGAGACTTTTCCCCCTACTACTTCAATGCCAGATATTTTGGCGAGTGGGGAGACGCTATGAACTTCGATCATGATTACAGCTACGGCGTGCGTAATTTCTGTTTAGAAAACGCTGTTTGTTTTTTCCAAGAATATCACATTGATGCCCTGAGATTAGATGCAATCCAGGGCATTTACGACTTGGGTGCTAAACACTTTTTGCAGGAACTAGCAGACACAATTCACCACCTTTCCCAAGAGCAAGGACGCAAACTTTACATAACAGCCGAAAGCGATTTAAACGATGTCCGAGTCATTCGACCCAAAGAAGTGGGTGGCTGCGGAATAGATGCCCAGTGGAACGACGATTTTCATCATTCAGTACACACCTTACTCACGGGTGAAGACGACAGGTATTACTCGGATTTTGGCAAGTTAGAACAACTAGAAAAATCATACCGAGAAGGGTTTGTTTATTCCGGGCAGTTTGCACCTAATAGAAAGCGACATCATGGGAGCGATTCTACACAAGAACCCGGCTATCGATTTATTGTATTTACCCAAACTCACGACCAAATAGGAAATCGTGTTTTAGCAGAAAGAATAGCTAAACTTGTTTCCCTAGAAGGATTGAAACTAGGAGCAGGTGCAGTCTTCCTCTCTGCGTTTATTCCGTTTCTGTTTATGGGTGAAGAATACGGGGAAGACGCCCCATTCTTCTACTTTATCAGTCACTCAGATAAGGAGTTGATTGAAATTATCCGCAAGAGCAAGCAAGAAGAGTTTAAAGCATTTGCAGGACGAGGTGAGGCGCCAGATCCACAGAGTCCTGACACCTTCAACAAGTGCAAACTCAAATGGGAACAGCGAAACGAAGGTAAACACAAAGTTTTGTGGGAATTTTATCAGCAGTTAATTCAGTTCCGGCGGACGCTTCCTGCTTTGAAAGAGCTAGACAAAAAACGTCTAGAGGTGTCCAGCGTTGAAGCAGATAAAATATTGTTTCTCCGTAGATGGAACGAGGGTAGCCAGATATTCAGCGTTATGAACTTCAATCAGAAAGATGTTACATTTACGGCTAATGTGCCTAGTGGCAACTGGCGAAAGATTTTAGATTCTGCTGATACTAAGTGGATGGGTTCTGGCTCCACATTGCCTGAAAGTTTGGAACCGGGTAAGGAATTGACAATCAAACCCCAGAGTTTTGCACTCTACGAAATAGCAGGATGA
- the treY gene encoding malto-oligosyltrehalose synthase — MRIPKATYRIQFNSAFPFEAAQKIIAYLAELGISDIYASPIFKARAGSTHGYDVVDSNQLNPELGTEENYEALVSEVKKHDMGWVQDIVPNHMAYDSENLLLMDVLENGPNSESFDYFDIDWNHPYEAIRGRVLAPMLGNYYGDCLENGDIQLKYDENGLSVNYFGLTLPVKIESYARFITYNLGKLNRALGRHNPDFVKLLGILYLLKNTSDESKGKERYDQIAFVKGLLWELYNQNPEIKEFIDSNIQFFNGEKGNPESFNPLDSLLSEQFYRLSFWKVGAEELNYRRFFTVNELISVKVEEIKVFHKTHALIAQLVESGKITGLRIDHIDGLYDPTQYLERLREKTADVYLTVEKILEHKEDLPEYWPIEGTSGYDFLNYVNGVFCKSESEEPLTEIYSRLTGFKDSYEQLFIEKKRLIVEKNMAGDVDNLAHLLKRVSGYSRVGSDFTQHGLQRALSEVLIVFPVYRTYINQDGLRESDRFYVKEAIAKAKEQVPLLLKELNYIEKLLLLEEEESLKPEQKELQRHFVMRLQQLTGPLTAKGIEDTLLYVYNRLLSLNEVGGNPSQFGVTVADFHEFNKKQQELWTHKMNATATHDTKRGEDARARINVISEIPEEWENQVKLWSEINNSKKVKDKRRTIPSKNDEYFFYQTLIGSLPFAESEYAEFVERVKDYVIKAVREAKVHTAWLRPDSDYENGFIAFVEDALKPGEDNEFMKAFLPFQKLVAEYGIFNSLSQTLLKSTSPGVPDFYQGTELWELSMVDPDNRRPVDFEQRLGFLKDIKEKAQKDVLKLIDELLASSEDGRVKLFLTTKILESRNKNLEVFQNGDYLPLEVVGKFKDHIVAFARKYENKVAITVAPRLLTSLVGQGEYPLGEQVWHDTQLKLPQEMPSGWLDAIASQAIQANGTLLVGEALKYFPVALLIGQINS; from the coding sequence ATGCGTATTCCCAAAGCAACATATAGAATTCAGTTCAATTCTGCTTTTCCCTTTGAAGCGGCGCAAAAAATTATTGCTTATCTGGCTGAATTAGGTATTTCAGATATCTATGCTTCACCTATTTTTAAAGCTAGAGCAGGAAGCACTCACGGCTATGATGTAGTTGACTCCAATCAACTTAACCCCGAACTGGGTACAGAAGAAAACTATGAAGCATTGGTAAGCGAAGTTAAGAAGCATGACATGGGATGGGTACAGGATATTGTTCCCAACCACATGGCTTACGATAGCGAAAATTTGCTATTGATGGACGTGCTAGAAAATGGCCCTAATTCCGAGTCGTTTGACTATTTCGACATTGACTGGAATCACCCTTATGAAGCTATCAGAGGGCGGGTGCTTGCCCCTATGTTGGGAAATTATTATGGTGATTGTTTAGAAAATGGCGATATTCAATTAAAGTATGACGAAAATGGGCTGAGTGTCAATTATTTTGGTCTAACACTTCCTGTAAAAATAGAATCTTACGCTCGGTTCATAACTTATAATTTGGGCAAGCTAAATAGGGCATTGGGAAGACATAATCCCGACTTTGTAAAGCTTTTGGGTATTCTTTATCTGCTTAAAAATACTTCTGATGAATCAAAAGGCAAGGAACGATACGACCAGATTGCCTTTGTCAAAGGACTGCTTTGGGAACTATACAACCAAAATCCAGAAATTAAGGAATTTATCGATAGCAATATACAGTTTTTCAATGGAGAGAAAGGCAATCCAGAGAGTTTTAATCCTCTAGATAGCTTACTTTCTGAACAGTTTTATCGGCTTTCGTTCTGGAAAGTGGGCGCTGAAGAACTTAACTACAGGAGGTTTTTTACCGTCAATGAATTGATTTCTGTCAAAGTTGAAGAAATCAAAGTTTTTCACAAAACTCACGCTTTGATCGCTCAGTTGGTTGAGTCTGGCAAGATAACTGGATTAAGAATCGATCATATTGACGGACTCTACGATCCAACACAATATCTGGAAAGACTCAGGGAGAAAACAGCAGATGTCTACCTTACAGTAGAGAAAATACTGGAACATAAAGAAGACTTGCCGGAATATTGGCCAATTGAGGGAACAAGCGGCTATGACTTTTTAAATTACGTTAACGGCGTCTTCTGTAAGAGTGAAAGCGAGGAGCCGTTGACTGAGATTTACTCGCGGTTGACAGGTTTTAAAGATTCCTACGAGCAGCTTTTTATAGAGAAGAAAAGGCTAATTGTAGAAAAGAATATGGCGGGAGATGTAGACAATCTCGCTCACTTGCTGAAAAGAGTATCGGGTTATTCAAGAGTAGGTAGCGATTTTACTCAGCATGGTCTTCAAAGAGCATTATCCGAGGTGCTGATAGTTTTCCCAGTTTATCGAACATACATAAATCAAGACGGGTTGAGGGAATCGGATCGGTTTTATGTGAAGGAAGCGATCGCTAAGGCTAAGGAGCAAGTCCCCCTGCTGTTAAAAGAGCTTAATTACATCGAAAAATTACTGTTGCTGGAAGAGGAAGAGTCTTTAAAACCAGAACAAAAAGAGTTACAGCGTCACTTCGTAATGAGGCTTCAGCAGCTAACTGGCCCGCTGACGGCAAAAGGAATTGAAGACACTCTTTTATATGTGTATAACCGCCTTTTATCGCTGAATGAAGTGGGTGGAAATCCCAGCCAATTTGGTGTTACAGTTGCAGACTTTCACGAGTTCAACAAAAAGCAACAAGAACTCTGGACTCATAAAATGAATGCAACTGCAACGCACGACACTAAGCGCGGTGAAGATGCCAGAGCAAGAATTAATGTCATTTCAGAAATTCCAGAGGAGTGGGAAAACCAGGTAAAGCTTTGGAGCGAAATTAACAACTCTAAAAAAGTCAAAGATAAGCGCCGGACTATTCCCTCAAAGAATGACGAATACTTCTTTTACCAAACCCTAATTGGTTCATTGCCATTTGCTGAAAGCGAGTATGCGGAATTTGTGGAACGGGTTAAAGACTATGTAATTAAGGCTGTACGAGAGGCGAAAGTTCACACGGCTTGGCTCAGACCTGATTCCGATTATGAAAATGGTTTTATTGCCTTTGTTGAGGACGCGCTAAAGCCTGGGGAAGATAATGAATTTATGAAGGCATTTCTGCCTTTTCAGAAGTTGGTGGCTGAATATGGAATATTCAACTCGCTGTCACAAACTCTGTTAAAGAGTACGTCTCCTGGCGTGCCTGATTTTTATCAGGGTACGGAGTTATGGGAGCTGAGTATGGTAGACCCGGATAATCGCCGTCCGGTTGACTTTGAGCAACGGTTAGGGTTTCTAAAAGATATCAAAGAAAAAGCACAGAAAGATGTGTTGAAGCTGATTGATGAATTGTTGGCATCTTCGGAAGATGGAAGAGTTAAACTTTTCCTAACAACGAAAATTCTTGAGTCGAGAAATAAGAATCTAGAAGTTTTCCAGAATGGGGATTATTTACCCCTTGAGGTGGTTGGAAAGTTTAAAGATCATATCGTTGCTTTTGCGAGAAAGTATGAGAATAAGGTAGCTATTACCGTTGCTCCACGATTGCTAACAAGCTTGGTGGGACAAGGAGAATATCCCCTTGGCGAACAGGTGTGGCATGATACTCAATTAAAGTTACCGCAGGAAATGCCTTCGGGTTGGCTAGATGCGATCGCTTCTCAAGCGATTCAAGCTAATGGAACCCTTCTGGTAGGTGAAGCTTTGAAATATTTTCCTGTTGCTTTACTAATTGGTCAAATCAATAGCTAA